A window of the Archocentrus centrarchus isolate MPI-CPG fArcCen1 chromosome 17, fArcCen1, whole genome shotgun sequence genome harbors these coding sequences:
- the znf622 gene encoding zinc finger protein 622 isoform X2: MASYTCISCRVAFADGEVQRAHYKTDWHRYNLKRKVADMPPVTAENFQERVLAQRAAADQQLTDASATEYCTICNKKFSSANAYQNHLQSHKHQQAEKQTLLAAQRRVEKMNEKNLEKGLGDEKVDNDARNEALQQALKEQQRSSPAKQDHAQTSQGATKQRTEKPDKPPRMMWLEEQAKRREREGGGTADEEWEDVDDDDDDDDEGDDSDEMEEDDEDEVMDQEEGESAALSDPCPSALPGSIPITDCLFCSHHSKSLMKNVSHMTKVHSFFIPDVEFLVDLKGFIRYLGEKVGAGNVCLWCNEKGRSFYSAEAVQSHMTDKSHCKLFTDGDAALEFADFYDFRNSYPDRKEGEDIEMDDEELPDAKNLEYDDETMELTLPSGAKIGHRSLMRYYKQRFGAQRAVALSHNKNAVGRVLRQYRSLGWGGDTGNSALNQKQKDMQYVQMMKSKWMLKMGMGHNTTKQKHFRAQVMF; encoded by the exons ATGGCCTCCTACACTTGCATCAGCTGCCGGGTAGCTTTCGCAGATGGTGAAGTGCAGCGAGCGCACTACAAAACCGACTGGCACCGTTACAACTTGAAGCGCAAGGTGGCCGACATGCCCCCCGTCACAGCTGAGAACTTCCAGGAGCGCGTCCTGGCCCAGCGGGCTGCTGCTGACCAGCAGCTGACCGACGCATCGGCCACTGAGTACTGCACCATCTGCAACAAGAAGTTTTCCAGCGCCAACGCTTACCAGAACCATCTGCAGTCCCACAAACACCAACAGGCCGAAAAGCAGACCCTGCTCGCCGCCCAGAGGAGAGTGGAGAAGATGAACGAGAAGAACCTGGAGAAGGGACTCGGTGATGAGAAGGTAGATAACGACGCAAGGAACGAGGCCCTGCAGCAGGCTCTGAAAGAGCAGCAGAGATCGAGCCCTGCCAAGCAAGACCACGCCCAGACGTCACAAGGAGCGACAAAGCAGAGGACAGAGAAGCCGGATAAACCGCCCAGGATGATGTGGCTGGAGGAGCAAGCCAAGAGgcgagagagagaaggaggaggtaCAGCTGATGAAG AGTGGGAGGAcgtagatgatgatgatgatgatgatgatgagggagaTGACAGTgatgagatggaggaggacGATGAAGATGAGGTGATGGATCAGGAGGAGGGTGAATCCGCTGCTCTGTCTGACCCCTGTCCCTCCGCTCTGCCCGGCTCCATCCCCATCACCGACTGCTTGTTCTGCTCCCACCACTCCAAGTCGCTCATGAAGAACGTCAGCCACATGACCAAAGTCCACAGCTTCTTCATCCCCGATGTGGAGTTCCTCGTAGACCTGAAGGGCTTCATCCGTTACCTTG gAGAAAAAGTCGGTGCTGGAAACGTGTGCTTATGGTGTAACGAAAAGGGGCGTTCGTTTTATTCGGCAGAAGCGGTACAGAGTCACATGACAGACAAAAGCCACTGTAAGCTCTTCACAGATGGCGATGCTGCCCTGGAGTTTGCAGACTTCTATGACTTCAG GAACAGTTACCCTGAcaggaaagagggagaggatATTGAAATGGACGACGAAGAGCTGCCTGATGCCAAAAACCTGGAATATGATGATGAGACGATGGAGCTGACGCTCCCTTCAG GTGCAAAGATCGGCCACCGCTCCCTGATGAGGTACTACAAGCAGCGGTTTGGAGCCCAGCGAGCAGTGGCTCTGTCCCACAATAAGAACGCTGTTGGCAGAGTCCTCCGGCAGTACAGATCTCTCGGCTGGGGAGGAGACACGG GTAACAGTGCCCTTAATCAGAAACAGAAGGACATGCAGTATGTACAGATGATGAAGTCCAAGTGGATGCTGAAGATGGGCATGGGCCACAACACCACCAAGCAGAAGCACTTCAGAGCTCAAGTTATGTTCTAA
- the znf622 gene encoding zinc finger protein 622 isoform X1: MASYTCISCRVAFADGEVQRAHYKTDWHRYNLKRKVADMPPVTAENFQERVLAQRAAADQQLTDASATEYCTICNKKFSSANAYQNHLQSHKHQQAEKQTLLAAQRRVEKMNEKNLEKGLGDEKVDNDARNEALQQALKEQQRSSPAKQDHAQTSQGATKQRTEKPDKPPRMMWLEEQAKRREREGGGTADEEEWEDVDDDDDDDDEGDDSDEMEEDDEDEVMDQEEGESAALSDPCPSALPGSIPITDCLFCSHHSKSLMKNVSHMTKVHSFFIPDVEFLVDLKGFIRYLGEKVGAGNVCLWCNEKGRSFYSAEAVQSHMTDKSHCKLFTDGDAALEFADFYDFRNSYPDRKEGEDIEMDDEELPDAKNLEYDDETMELTLPSGAKIGHRSLMRYYKQRFGAQRAVALSHNKNAVGRVLRQYRSLGWGGDTGNSALNQKQKDMQYVQMMKSKWMLKMGMGHNTTKQKHFRAQVMF, encoded by the exons ATGGCCTCCTACACTTGCATCAGCTGCCGGGTAGCTTTCGCAGATGGTGAAGTGCAGCGAGCGCACTACAAAACCGACTGGCACCGTTACAACTTGAAGCGCAAGGTGGCCGACATGCCCCCCGTCACAGCTGAGAACTTCCAGGAGCGCGTCCTGGCCCAGCGGGCTGCTGCTGACCAGCAGCTGACCGACGCATCGGCCACTGAGTACTGCACCATCTGCAACAAGAAGTTTTCCAGCGCCAACGCTTACCAGAACCATCTGCAGTCCCACAAACACCAACAGGCCGAAAAGCAGACCCTGCTCGCCGCCCAGAGGAGAGTGGAGAAGATGAACGAGAAGAACCTGGAGAAGGGACTCGGTGATGAGAAGGTAGATAACGACGCAAGGAACGAGGCCCTGCAGCAGGCTCTGAAAGAGCAGCAGAGATCGAGCCCTGCCAAGCAAGACCACGCCCAGACGTCACAAGGAGCGACAAAGCAGAGGACAGAGAAGCCGGATAAACCGCCCAGGATGATGTGGCTGGAGGAGCAAGCCAAGAGgcgagagagagaaggaggaggtaCAGCTGATGAAG AAGAGTGGGAGGAcgtagatgatgatgatgatgatgatgatgagggagaTGACAGTgatgagatggaggaggacGATGAAGATGAGGTGATGGATCAGGAGGAGGGTGAATCCGCTGCTCTGTCTGACCCCTGTCCCTCCGCTCTGCCCGGCTCCATCCCCATCACCGACTGCTTGTTCTGCTCCCACCACTCCAAGTCGCTCATGAAGAACGTCAGCCACATGACCAAAGTCCACAGCTTCTTCATCCCCGATGTGGAGTTCCTCGTAGACCTGAAGGGCTTCATCCGTTACCTTG gAGAAAAAGTCGGTGCTGGAAACGTGTGCTTATGGTGTAACGAAAAGGGGCGTTCGTTTTATTCGGCAGAAGCGGTACAGAGTCACATGACAGACAAAAGCCACTGTAAGCTCTTCACAGATGGCGATGCTGCCCTGGAGTTTGCAGACTTCTATGACTTCAG GAACAGTTACCCTGAcaggaaagagggagaggatATTGAAATGGACGACGAAGAGCTGCCTGATGCCAAAAACCTGGAATATGATGATGAGACGATGGAGCTGACGCTCCCTTCAG GTGCAAAGATCGGCCACCGCTCCCTGATGAGGTACTACAAGCAGCGGTTTGGAGCCCAGCGAGCAGTGGCTCTGTCCCACAATAAGAACGCTGTTGGCAGAGTCCTCCGGCAGTACAGATCTCTCGGCTGGGGAGGAGACACGG GTAACAGTGCCCTTAATCAGAAACAGAAGGACATGCAGTATGTACAGATGATGAAGTCCAAGTGGATGCTGAAGATGGGCATGGGCCACAACACCACCAAGCAGAAGCACTTCAGAGCTCAAGTTATGTTCTAA